In Solanum lycopersicum chromosome 5, SLM_r2.1, the following are encoded in one genomic region:
- the LOC101257665 gene encoding uncharacterized protein: MAADACNAVINGIDSVKGRHLGNLVNNELEIAKKQLNFVAEFLKQLEKRTPENRISAKIESLFEGAHNVFYEIWCHMNNEGRTKVTIRMISKVLKKLKPAFIARQIKDSKPLRSTIGITVDMMTFVDSLLESVLVLWKCMKDVTAPHITKGEMLEKKLISLRFLIFTANSCVYEDETIMSDLLIHAEDVAYNAAHSFLCLDSENVVHSEFCKLLETVSPVKPEVRQIYTRVLKGHSNSSGAKTSMISHEVVEGFLCSLREDLEELLSRDDSLKVAFGDHMQWLQQGLVYLGTFLLSLPTPCTKDKNRFSLLSHIAYVASEAAILVYSLYDKDVDKTTHFPLQVKFNHVKIEVEMVKLHETTEVASLKDLIDKVQQELMFLGAFLMDSLQQCIEQAKITDILSLLLYVTTEAGSVVNSLSNDLEQGDLEREMDIAYCQLVLKFKFVNAVLRQTCPVIFDSSESNCPMRKLLDFLPIDFDVIDSYFSMLKSSKISSFGSLKIDEVLMGFLEYILDHLQELLNDEGSLIVAATNEVKKFYQGLLLLVTFFIDTSIQYTECERQYDLLTEIETIVNEAESSVNSLLKTTEVEHVLFRLQVKLNLIKVESGLIELRKHEATVISPLKDLIVNVKDELIFWRSFLMDSLEQTKGKTKITVPFSVQLKLNHIKVESSLIELLKHGATMISPFKCLIEDVQEELMFLRTFLMDSLEQCKEQTQASDVLTMVQSVTTGAGSLISSRYFSSNQGDLDGEINLMHFALLLMFKFIKAVIRQMCPVISASTTVIDHPLINLLNFVPIYFEVIYPYFSLLKSTKTVYLSSPKMDDILMVFLDYILNNISVLLKDETNLFVTGANEVKKFYQGLLLIVTFIADPPSHYIECKNKNELLMEIETIAIEAEFAVRSSYEDHSVLLPLQLKLNCIMAESSLTKLLKHTDMNPLKNLIVNVKEELIFLRTFFVDSLKQCQGETKITLPFPLQVKLNHVKVESSLIELLIHEATLMAPLKDLLDNVKLELIFLRAFLMDWLDKCKDQTKITDVLNLVQSVTTDTGSLIDFISHNSKQGNLSWEISLLHFGLFLKFKFIKRAIGQMCPIISASSAPDNAAINLLEFIPINFEVISSYFSKLKFSKTSFTGISRMDELLMDFLEYILDNLRELLKDEADLRFHEVTKIYQGLLLIETFLADIPVECKKQQELLTEIENIAIEAETAVNSCGEKTNEADRVLFLLQVKLNHIKIESSLIETTKHEELVAPLNDMIENVKQELIFLRNFLMDSSDQCNKQTKTADVLCLIQSVTTEAGSVISSVSHNSKQGGLAKEINLSHFQLLLKFKFIKAAIRQMCPIASASSSSNHLIMINLLNFFPFDFEVIDSYFSMLKSSKTSSLGGSKMDEIFIGLHAYILDSLNMLPNNEASVVFTNKRKRFYQGLLLLVTFLLDPPIQYIECMKQNDLLTEIETIALEAKDVIRSSYEDVVNGNESNKVNLEIKLLTVAFKFIKSEGNLTHLLKRKATLEAQIIALIEDTHEELVFLRAFFVDLLRQHKELYKLHDLLVHAEVTAHNAVLISGSCCEEMSLSLVVLLREIKAVKAEVRSVCFEDLDASSCNMTKTNIEALVKFLLNNLDRVFTCDAGSILFMKNQIPVVQENLVRLGSFLDHILQHRDMHKEFKDLVERVQEVVNSSKYVIFFSVSCDNPVWYHLLYLYDVKQVHKFVEEEVKMICYKVPDSSLFGFSKTSGLGFLNYFLGKLEELLHSKLDLITELKHQIGSVKEELIHLRSFLSHFSENNGEHDDVYGLVIEMAYKSEYVIDSCLSISYPLWYKVHWISEVVENIKLLNKDVTEIFRRKHIEVTLHEVAKTSTYLIEPSLLANAPTGNEEMVLFQDVMEKIKKQLLGGSSQLDVISIVGMPGLGKTTLAEQIYNDQIVAGYFDVHGKCHVTQTYSWRELLVTLLNDVMPSDHTKKADDQLAKELRQFLLTKRFLILIDDVWDTKAWDYLHMCFQGIKNGSRIILTTRLSEVAQYAKCESNPHDLPLLRDDESWKLLQKKVFRRGSCPPELGDVGFRIAKSCGGLPLFIVLVAGVLKEKNEKADLWKEVEESLDALNIDSLEESMSIIGFSYMNLPHHLKPCFLYFGGFLRGKSIHVSKLTRLWLAEGFVLEHNEKRLEDVAEDFLKNLISRNLVMDMEKRFNGKMKTCRVHDLLHKFCLEKAKQENFLLWIYRNDDANARIYPDKPEEYRLSIHSCRDEFAEWRPHSSSIRSLLFNATSDDQYTTVARDISFILNSFKLVKVLDLESINIGYTFPTEIESLIHMKYFSARTGADTIPSSIAKLWNLETFIIKGMRGQVTLPCSLLNMTKLRHIHVNDRASFDLDNRSKSLADSQLVNLQTFSTPYVSYGEDAEKILRNMPNLTKLKCIVGCSRKWRGECVLIPRLDYLSRLESLKLFSNNCPVECLEGFNFPSELRELTLSSFSLPWNEISVIGTLCKLEVLKLVNNAFAGVQWNVNDTQFRELKYLKLDSLNFAKWSISEDSFPSLERLVLTNCKRLENIPSHFEDVVSLKSIEVNWCSWSVANSAEEIQTTQREDMANDAFTVTIQPPDWDRRS; the protein is encoded by the exons ATGGCGGCAGATGCTTGTAATGCAGTTATAAATGGTATAGACTCTGTGAAGGGTAGACATTTGGGAAATTTGGTGAATAATGAATTGGAGATTGCTAAGAAACAGCTAAACTTTGTAGCTGAATTTCTCAAGCAATTGGAGAAACGTACCCCTGAGAATAGGATTTCTGCAAAAATCGAGTCGTTATTTGAAGGAGCTCACAATGTCTTTTATGAGATATGGTGCCATATGAATAATGAAGGTCGAACAAAGGTTACAATAAGAATGATTTCTAAGGTGTTGAAAAAACTAAAACCGGCGTTTATTGCTAGGCAAATCAAAGATTCAAAGCCATTGAGATCAACTATTGGAATTACTGTCGATATGATGACATTTGTAGATTCTTTGCTTGAGAGTGTGCTGGTTCTATGGAAATGTATGAAGGATGTTACTGCCCCTCACATCACGAAAGGCGAAATGCTTGAAAAGAAGCTGATTTCTCTGAGATTCCTCATTTTTACTGCAAATTCTTGCGTTTATGAGGACGAGACAATAATGAGTGATCTCTTGATCCATGCTGAGGATGTAGCATACAATGCTGCACACTCTTTCTTATGTCTGGACTCGGAAAACGTGGTGCATTCTGAGTTCTGTAAGCTGTTGGAAACAGTAAGTCCTGTTAAACCTGAAGTGAGACAGATTTATACGAGAGTCCTAAAAGGCCACTCAAATTCATCAGGAGCAAAAACTTCAATGATATCTCATGAAGTTGTGGAAGGTTTTCTCTGTTCTCTCCGAGAGGACCTAGAAGAACTGCTAAGTCGTGACGACAGCTTGAAAGTGGCCTTTGGTGATCATATGCAATGGCTTCAACAAGGATTGGTTTACCTTGGTACTTTTCTTCTGAGCTTGCCAACACCATGCACTAAGGACAAAAATCGATTTTCTCTTCTATCACATATTGCATATGTGGCTAGTGAGGCGGCAATTCTGGTCTACTCCTTGTACGATAAGGATGTGGACAAGACTACTCATTTTCCTTTGCAGGTGAAGTTTAATCATGTCAAGATAGAGGTTGAGATGGTTAAGCTACACGAAACCACCGAGGTGGCTTCTTTGAAGGATCTGATTGATAAAGTTCAACAAGAGCTGATGTTCTTGGGAGCTTTTCTCATGGATTCATTGCAGCAGTGTATAGAGCAAGCTAAGATAACAGACATCTTGTCATTGCTTCTATATGTAACCACCGAAGCAGGATCTGTCGTTAATTCTCTTTCAAATGATTTGGAGCAAGGGGATTTGGAAAGGGAAATGGATATTGCATATTGCCAATTGGTTCTTAAGTTTAAATTTGTTAATGCAGTACTCAGACAAACGTGTCCCGTCATTTTTGATTCGTCGGAATCAAACTGTCCTATGAGAAAGCTTCTGGACTTTCTTCCTATTGACTTTGATGTCATTGATTCATATTTCAGCATGCTAAAATCCTCAAAGATATCATCCTTTGGTAGCCTGAAGATTGATGAGGTTTTGATGGGGTTTCTTGAATATATTCTCGATCATCTCCAAGAGTTGCTGAATGATGAAGGTAGTTTGATTGTTGCTGCTACGAATGAGGTGAAGAAGTTCTACCAGGGATTGTTGCTTCTAGTAACGTTTTTCATTGACACGTCGATCCAGTACACTGAATGTGAGAGACAATATGATCTCTTGACTGAAATTGAAACAATAGTGAATGAAGCTGAATCTTCTGTCAATTCATTACTTAAGACTACTGAAGTAGAGCATGTGCTTTTCCGTTTGCAAGTTAAGCTTAATCTTATCAAGGTAGAGAGTGGTCTGATTGAGCTACGGAAACATGAAGCCACCGTGATTTCTCCTTTGAAGGATCTAATTGTAAATGTCAAGGATGAGCTGATATTCTGGAGAAGTTTCCTCATGGATTCATTGGAGCAGACCAAAGGGAAAACTAAAATTACCGTGCCTTTTTCCGTGCAACTAAAGCTTAATCATATAAAGGTAGAGAGCAGTTTGATCGAGCTACTAAAACATGGCGCCACCATGATATCTCCTTTTAAATGTCTGATTGAAGATGTGCAGGAAGAGCTGATGTTCTTGAGAACTTTTCTCATGGATTCATTGGAGCAGTGCAAAGAGCAAACTCAAGCAAGTGATGTTTTGACCATGGTTCAATCTGTGACCACTGGAGCAGGATCGCTCATTAGCTCTCGTTACTTCAGTTCAAATCAAGGAGACTTGGATGGAGAAATCAATCTCATGCATTTCGCATTGCTTCTTATGTTCAAGTTCATTAAGGCAGTGATTAGACAGATGTGTCCCGTTATCTCTGCATCCACGACAGTGATTGATCATCCTTTGATAAATCTGCTGAACTTTGTACCTATCTACTTTGAGGTTATTTATCCTTACTTTAGCTTGCTCAAATCCACAAAGACAGTATACTTGAGTAGCCCGAAGATGGATGACATTTTGATGGTGTTTCTTGACTATATTCTCAACAACATCAGTGTACTACTGAAGGATGAAACCAATTTGTTTGTTACTGGTGCAAATGAGGTGAAAAAGTTTTACCAAGGGTTGTTGCTTATAGTAACATTTATTGCTGATCCCCCGAGTCACTACATTGAATGCAAGAACAAAAATGAGCTCTTGATGGAAATTGAAACTATAGCAATTGAGGCTGAATTTGCTGTCCGTTCATCTTATGAGGATCATTCAGTGCTTTTACCTTTGCAACTGAAGCTCAATTGTATTATGGCAGAGAGCAGTCTGACTAAGCTACTTAAACATACCGATATGAACCCTTTGAAGAATCTGATTGTCAATGTCAAGGAAGAGTTGATATTCTTGCGGACATTTTTCGTGGATTCATTGAAGCAGTGCCAAGGGGAAACCAAGATTACTCTGCCATTTCCTTTGCAGGTAAAGCTTAATCATGTCAAGGTAGAAAGCAGCTTGATCGAGCTACTAATACACGAAGCCACCTTGATGGCTCCTTTGAAGGATCTTCTTGACAATGTTAAGCTAGAGCTGATATTCTTGAGAGCTTTTCTCATGGATTGGTTGGACAAGTGCAAAGATCAAACTAAGATAACTGATGTTCTGAACCTGGTACAATCCGTCACTACCGATACAGGATCactcattgattttatttctcatAATTCAAAGCAAGGAAACTTGTCGTGGGAAATTAGTCTCTTGCATTTCGGATTGTTTCTTAAGTTTAAGTTCATCAAGAGAGCAATTGGACAGATGTGTCCCATCATTTCTGCATCATCAGCTCCAGATAATGCTGCGATAAATCTGCTGGAGTTTATACCGATTAACTTTGAGGTCATTAGTTCGTATTTCAGCAAGCTGAAATTCTCTAAGACATCATTCACAGGAATCTCAAGGATGGATGAGCTTTTGATGGATTTCCTTGAATATATTCTAGATAATCTCCGCGAGTTACTGAAGGATGAAGCTGATTTGAGATTTCATGAGGTGACGAAGATTTACCAAGGGTTACTTCTCATAGAAACATTTCTTGCTGATATCCCTGTTGAATGCAAGAAACAACAGGAGCTCCTGACAGAAATTGAAAATATCGCAATTGAGGCCGAAACTGCTGTCAATTCTTGTGGTGAGAAGACTAATGAAGCAGACCGTGTGCTATTTCTTTTGCAAGTGAAGCTTAATCATATCAAGATAGAGAGCAGTTTGATTGAGACAACAAAACATGAAGAATTGGTAGCTCCTTTGAACGATATGATCGAGAATGTTAAGCAGGAGTTGATATTCTTGAGAAATTTTCTCATGGATTCATCAGATCAGTGCAACAAGCAAACAAAGACAGCTGATGTTTTGTGTCTGATACAATCTGTTACCACCGAAGCAGGATCCGTCATCAGTTCGGTCTCTCATAATTCAAAGCAAGGAGGCTTAGCTAAGGAAATAAATCTCTCACATTTTCAGTTGCTTCTTAAGTTTAAGTTTATCAAGGCAGCAATTAGACAGATGTGTCCCATCGCTTCTGCATCGTCATCATCGAACCATCTCATTATGATAAATCTGCTgaacttttttccttttgactTTGAGGTCATTGATTCATATTTCAGCATGCTTAAATCCTCAAAGACATCGTCCTTAGGTGGCTCGAAGATGGATGAGATTTTCATAGGGCTTCATGCGTACATCCTTGACAGCCTCAACATGTTACCAAATAATGAAGCCAGTGTTGTATTTACTAATAAAAGGAAAAGGTTTTACCAAGGGTTGTTGCTCCtggtaacatttcttcttgatcCGCCAATTCAGTACATTGAATGCATGAAGCAAAATGATCTCTTGACAGAAATCGAAACTATTGCACTCGAGGCTAAAGATGTTATCCGTTCATCTTATGAGGATGTTGTGAATGGAAATGAAAGCAATAAAGTCAATCTAGAGATCAAGCTTTTGACAGTGGCTTTCAAGTTTATCAAGTCTGAGGGGAACTTGACACATCTGCTAAAGCGCAAAGCCACGTTGGAAGCTCAAATTATAGCTCTGATTGAAGATACTCATGAAGAGCTTGTTTTCCTCAGAGCTTTTTTTGTAGATCTTCTCAGGCAACACAAAGAGCTATACAAATTGCATGATCTTCTAGTGCATGCTGAAGTGACTGCCCACAACGCAGTACTAATCAGTGGTTCTTGTTGTGAGGAAATGAGTCTTTCATTAGTTGTGTTGCTACGTGAGATCAAGGCTGTCAAGGCAGAGGTAAGAAGCGTATGCTTTGAAGATTTGGATGCATCATCTTGCAACATGACTAAGACAAATATAGAAGCCCTTGTCAAGTTTTTACTAAACAATCTGGACAGGGTGTTCACCTGTGATGCTGGTTCGATCCTTTTTATGAAGAATCAAATACCTGTCGTCCAAGAAAATCTGGTGCGTTTGGGCTCTTTCCTTGACCATATTTTACAGCACCGCGACATGCATAAGGAATTCAAGGACCTCGTAGAACGTGTTCAAGAGGTCGTTAATAGTTCAAAGTATGTCATTTTCTTCTCTGTCAGTTGTGATAATCCTGTTTGGTATCACTTGTTATATCTTTATGATGTCAAACAAGTGCATAAGTTTGTTGAAGAAGAGGTGAAAATGATTTGTTATAAAGTCCCAGACTCTTCACTCTTTGGCTTCTCCAAGACCAGTGGATTAGGATTCCTCAATTATTTTTTGGGCAAGTTGGAGGAGCTGTTACATTCTAAGCTTGACTTAATCACCGAACTGAAGCATCAGATCGGATCAGTCAAGGAAGAGTTGATACATCTAAGATCTTTTCTGAGTCATTTTTCAGAGAACAACGGTGAGCATGATGATGTTTATGGTCTTGTAATTGAAATGGCATACAAAAGTGAGTATGTTATCGACTCTTGCTTGTCGATTTCCTACCCACTCTGGTACAAAGTTCATTGGATTTCTGAAGTTGTCGAGAATATTAAGCTTCTTAATAAAGATGTTACTGAGATATTTAGAAGAAAGCATATTGAAGTGACACTGCATGAAGTTGCAAAGACTTCCACTTATCTAATTGAGCCATCTTTATTAGCTAATGCCCCGACAGGAAATGAAGAAATGGTGCTTTTCCAGGATGTgatggagaaaataaaaaagcaaCTACTTGGTGGATCGTCTCAGCTGGACGTTATCTCAATAGTAGGCATGCCTGGTTTAGGCAAGACTACTCTAGCCGAGCAGATTTACAATGATCAGATAGTTGCCGGTTACTTTGATGTTCATGGTAAGTGTCATGTGACTCAAACATATTCATGGAGAGAATTGTTAGTTACTCTTTTGAATGATGTTATGCCTTCTGATCACACGAAGAAAGCAGATGATCAATTAGCTAAAGAGCTGCGTCAATTTCTGTTGACAAAGAGATTCTTAATCCTCATTGATGATGTATGGGACACAAAAGCATGGGACTATTTACATATGTGCTTTCAAGGAATTAAAAATGGTAGTAGAATTATCCTAACTACTCGGCTCTCTGAGGTGGCGCAATATGCTAAATGTGAAAGTAATCCTCATGATCTTCCTTTACTGAGAGATGATGAGAGTTGGAAGTTATTACAGAAAAAGGTTTTCCGCCGAGGCAGCTGTCCACCTGAACTTGGAGATGTGGGATTTCGAATAGCAAAAAGTTGTGGCGGGTTGCCTCTATTCATCGTGCTAGTAGCTGGTGTTCtgaaagagaaaaatgaaaaagcaGATTTGTGGAAAGAAGTAGAAGAAAGTCTAGATGCACTGAACATCGATAGCTTGGAAGAGAGCATGTCGATAATTGGATTCAGTTACATGAATTTACCACATCATCTGAAGCCTTGCTTTTTGTATTTTGGAGGATTTTTGAGGGGCAAGAGCATACACGTCTCGAAATTGACAAGGCTATGGTTGGCAGAAGGTTTCGTACTTGAACATAACGAAAAAAGACTTGAAGATGTCGCAGAAGATTTCTTGAAAAACCTTATTAGTAGAAATCTAGTCATGGACATGGAGAAAAGGTTCAATGGCAAGATGAAAACGTGTCGTGTTCATGATCTATTGCACAAATTCTGCTTGGAGAAGGCCAAACAGGAGAATTTTCTGCTCTGGATCTATAG aaatgatGATGCGAATGCTCGTATCTATCCTGACAAGCCTGAAGAATATCGTTTGTCCATACATTCTTGCCGGGATGAGTTTGCTGAGTGGCGTCCACATAGCTCAAGTATCCGCTCTTTACTGTTCAATGCCACTAGTGATGATCAGTACACTACAGTGGCGCGTGATATCTCCTTCATCCTTAACAGCTTCAAACTCGTTAAGGTATTGGATTTGGAATCGATCAACATTGGTTATACTTTTCCAACTGAAATAGAGTCTTTAATTCATATGAAGTACTTCTCTGCTCGGACTGGAGCAGATACGATTCCTTCATCTATAGCTAAGCTTTGGAATCTTGAAACGTTCATCATAAAAGGTATGCGAGGACAGGTAACATTACCATGCTCACTTTTGAATATGACTAAGTTGAGGCATATACATGTAAATGACCGTGCTTCATTTGATCTCGACAATAGAAGTAAATCCCTTGCTGATTCTCAGTTAGTTAACTTGCAAACCTTTTCCACTCCATATGTCTCTTATGGTGAAGACGCGGAAAAGATACTGAGAAATATGCCAAATTTGACAAAGCTAAAATGTATAGTTGGTTGTTCAAGGAAATGGAGAGGAGAATGTGTTCTGATTCCTAGATTAGACTATCTAAGTCGTCTCGAATCACTTAAACTGTTCTCCAACAACTGTCCGGTTGAATGTCTAGAAGGATTCAATTTCCCTTCCGAGCTAAGGGAGTTAACTTTGTCCAGCTTTTCTCTACCTTGGAACGAAATCTCAGTCATTGGAACATTGTGTAAATTGGAGGTTCTAAAGTTAGTAAACAACGCCTTTGCAGGAGTTCAGTGGAATGTGAATGATACGCAGTTCCGTGAACTCAAATACTTGAAACTGGACAGCCTCAACTTTGCTAAATGGTCGATTTCTGAGGATTCGTTCCCTAGTCTTGAACGTTTGGTTTTAACAAACTGTAAGAGGCTTGAGAACATCCCTTCTCATTTCGAGGACGTTGTTTCTCTAAAAAGCATTGAAGTAAACTGGTGCAGCTGGTCTGTTGCTAATTCAGCAGAGGAGATTCAAACAACGCAAAGGGAAGATATGGCAAATGATGCGTTCACAGTTACTATACAACCTCCTGATTGGGATAGAAGGTCATGA